From a single Asticcacaulis sp. MM231 genomic region:
- a CDS encoding glutathione S-transferase, with protein MITVHHLDNSRSQRILWLLEELGLPYEIKAYKRDKKTMLAPPELKAVHPLGKSPVITDGARTLAETGAIVDYLVSTYGDGRLIPTAGSEERFSYTYWMYYAEGSAMTPLLLKLITNNIRERAPLFIRPIAAGIANKLDATLVTPNLTANIDFWEDTLRQSPWFAGADFSAADIMMSFPLEAAASRAGANTKPHIKAWLASIHARPAYQQALKRGGPYAYA; from the coding sequence ATGATTACCGTACACCACCTCGACAATTCTCGCTCGCAGCGCATTTTGTGGCTGCTGGAAGAACTGGGCCTGCCCTACGAGATCAAGGCCTATAAGCGCGACAAGAAGACCATGCTGGCGCCGCCAGAACTGAAGGCGGTTCATCCCCTCGGTAAATCGCCCGTCATTACCGATGGGGCCCGAACCCTTGCCGAAACCGGCGCCATAGTGGACTATCTGGTGTCGACCTACGGCGACGGCCGTCTGATCCCAACCGCCGGCAGCGAAGAGCGTTTCAGCTATACCTATTGGATGTATTATGCCGAAGGCTCGGCGATGACGCCGCTTTTGCTCAAGCTGATCACCAACAATATCCGCGAGCGCGCACCGTTGTTCATCCGGCCGATCGCCGCCGGAATCGCCAATAAACTCGACGCCACTCTGGTGACGCCCAATCTGACAGCCAATATAGATTTCTGGGAAGATACTCTGAGACAATCACCATGGTTTGCCGGCGCGGATTTTAGCGCGGCCGATATCATGATGAGTTTTCCGCTGGAAGCGGCAGCCAGTCGCGCCGGTGCGAACACAAAGCCGCATATCAAGGCGTGGCTGGCAAGCATACATGCGCGCCCGGCCTATCAGCAGGCGCTCAAGCGCGGTGGCCCTTACGCCTATGCTTAG
- a CDS encoding amino acid permease translates to MANFLSQLVLKKSILKIQAEAAKSPLKRTLGPINLISLGVGAIIGAGIFVLTGQVASANAGPAIMLSFIVAGIACALAGLCYAELSSTMPVSGSAYTYAYGTLGESAAWVMGWLLVLEYGIAASTVAVGWSGYVVSLLGDFGVHFPSIIGGDAAHPAVQWATPLVQAVTNDAGHTTMSMTGTFNLVAAIGIALVTCLLVLGVSESANVNNAIVVLKIIVLFTFIAVGIAYINPANWHPFIPKATGNPGEFGVGGIFRGAAIIFFAYVGFEAVSTAAAEAKNPKRDVPIGILGALILCTIIYMAVAAVMTGVVPYLELASPAPIAVAIDRMALTWANFPWPYVPSGQMNAISLLIKVGAVAGLSSVMLVLCFGQTRIFYTMARDGLLPAVFAKIYRKFRTPWLGTILLGIMIAIAASFLPISLLGDLVSLGTAVAFSIVCLSVIYLRIKHPEMERPFKVPGGIVTAVLGILACLFLAWQNFAPMIDHYNRGNTLPLTILVCYALVGVVIYLGYGFWHSKLAKGIDISEDDELEGPVEALGHGVDDIKK, encoded by the coding sequence ATGGCCAATTTCCTAAGCCAGCTTGTGCTTAAAAAATCAATTCTGAAGATTCAGGCAGAAGCGGCGAAGAGCCCGCTCAAGCGCACGCTTGGGCCTATTAATCTGATAAGTCTTGGGGTCGGCGCTATTATTGGCGCCGGCATTTTTGTTCTGACCGGCCAGGTGGCGTCCGCCAATGCCGGCCCGGCGATCATGCTGTCCTTCATCGTCGCCGGCATCGCCTGTGCGCTGGCCGGACTGTGCTACGCCGAACTGTCCTCCACCATGCCGGTGTCCGGTTCGGCCTATACCTACGCCTATGGCACGCTGGGTGAAAGCGCCGCCTGGGTCATGGGTTGGCTGCTGGTGCTGGAATACGGCATCGCCGCCTCCACCGTGGCGGTCGGCTGGTCCGGCTATGTCGTCAGCCTGCTCGGTGATTTCGGTGTCCACTTCCCCTCCATTATTGGCGGAGATGCGGCCCACCCCGCCGTGCAATGGGCGACACCGCTGGTTCAGGCCGTCACCAATGATGCCGGCCACACCACCATGTCGATGACCGGCACCTTCAATCTGGTCGCCGCCATAGGTATCGCCCTCGTCACCTGTCTGCTGGTGCTGGGCGTCAGTGAATCGGCCAACGTCAACAACGCCATCGTCGTGTTGAAGATCATCGTGCTTTTCACCTTCATCGCCGTCGGCATTGCCTATATCAATCCGGCCAACTGGCACCCGTTTATCCCCAAGGCAACCGGCAATCCCGGTGAATTCGGCGTTGGCGGCATCTTCCGCGGCGCGGCTATCATCTTCTTCGCCTATGTCGGTTTTGAAGCCGTCTCCACCGCCGCCGCCGAAGCCAAGAACCCCAAGCGCGACGTTCCCATCGGTATCCTGGGCGCCCTGATCCTCTGCACCATCATCTATATGGCCGTCGCCGCCGTCATGACCGGCGTGGTGCCTTATCTCGAACTGGCCAGCCCGGCGCCTATCGCCGTCGCCATCGACCGTATGGCGCTGACCTGGGCCAACTTCCCGTGGCCTTACGTGCCGAGCGGCCAGATGAACGCCATCAGCCTGCTGATCAAGGTCGGCGCCGTCGCCGGTCTCAGCTCGGTCATGCTGGTTCTGTGCTTCGGCCAGACGCGCATCTTCTACACTATGGCGCGTGATGGCCTGCTGCCGGCTGTCTTCGCCAAGATTTACCGCAAATTCCGCACGCCCTGGCTTGGCACCATCCTGCTTGGAATTATGATCGCCATAGCGGCCTCCTTCCTGCCGATCTCGCTGCTGGGCGATCTCGTCAGCCTCGGCACCGCCGTAGCCTTCTCGATCGTGTGTCTGTCGGTCATCTATCTGCGCATCAAGCACCCTGAAATGGAACGCCCGTTCAAGGTACCCGGCGGCATCGTGACCGCCGTGCTCGGCATCCTGGCCTGTCTGTTCCTGGCCTGGCAGAACTTCGCGCCGATGATCGATCACTACAATCGCGGCAACACCCTGCCGCTGACCATCCTCGTTTGCTACGCTCTGGTGGGTGTGGTGATCTATTTGGGTTACGGCTTCTGGCACTCGAAGCTCGCCAAGGGCATCGACATCTCGGAAGACGATGAACTTGAAGGCCCTGTCGAGGCTCTCGGTCACGGCGTCGACGATATCAAGAAATAA
- a CDS encoding ABC transporter substrate-binding protein, which yields MSLDQCADQYVLGLVPRNQILALSDRARLHDSNFRDRAEHVRRIRPQLENLLALNPDVVVRTWGGDVNLIKALTDRHIKVLNINDIYSYDQAKPELLRIGQELDQAASAQIEARRFDQAMAAIRQVGKGRSVLYYTPTGYSAGPDTMVGDMLRRLGFRLETQDKGFFYLSPEVILSLKPDIFALGFYEDHYAMRRVPGRNPLVRARIASMPNFTLPVQMISCNGWFTAYDLAELSKSPLTGSGGLKAVP from the coding sequence GTGTCCCTTGACCAGTGCGCCGACCAGTATGTGCTGGGCCTTGTGCCGCGTAACCAGATACTGGCGCTGTCCGATCGGGCGCGTCTGCACGACTCCAATTTCCGCGATCGTGCTGAGCATGTCCGGCGCATCCGGCCGCAACTCGAGAACCTGCTGGCGCTTAATCCGGACGTGGTGGTGCGCACCTGGGGCGGTGATGTCAACCTGATCAAGGCCCTGACGGATCGTCATATAAAAGTTTTGAATATCAATGACATCTATAGCTATGATCAGGCAAAGCCTGAGCTTTTGCGCATCGGTCAGGAACTCGATCAGGCGGCCAGCGCGCAGATAGAGGCGCGCCGCTTTGATCAGGCCATGGCCGCCATCCGGCAGGTCGGCAAAGGACGGAGCGTGCTTTATTACACACCCACAGGCTATAGCGCCGGGCCGGACACCATGGTCGGGGATATGTTGCGAAGACTGGGTTTCAGGCTGGAGACTCAGGATAAGGGTTTCTTCTACCTGTCGCCGGAGGTCATTCTGAGCCTGAAACCTGATATCTTTGCCCTGGGGTTTTATGAGGATCATTACGCCATGCGCCGGGTGCCGGGCCGTAATCCGCTTGTCCGTGCGCGCATCGCTTCGATGCCCAATTTCACCCTGCCGGTACAGATGATCAGTTGCAACGGCTGGTTCACAGCCTACGATCTGGCGGAGTTGTCGAAATCACCCCTGACCGGCTCAGGCGGTCTGAAGGCGGTGCCGTGA
- a CDS encoding glycosyltransferase family 2 protein, which yields MSGFAALCVGAPSTVLGGLYWLSWACFMSNAILRLAACITKPPQATEHTDHLTNASNENLPHYSVIVALYKEADIVPQLLKAMLDLDYPRDRLEILFALEEDDHATITAFRALRLPDYVKIIEVPDGSPRTKPRALNHALGLATGDLVVIYDAEDRPRADQLREAARAFARGSAMLACIQAPLRPVDATSFIGRHFAYEYAVQFDVLLPALHHLNLPFPLGGTSNHFKAAILKRLGAWDAYNVTEDADLGMRLAQYGYLCGIITSPTLETPPSNTLAWIPQRTRWIKGYMQTLLVHTRFYTSFRPRAWLGLFLGVGVSVGAALFYAPFTALVIAALLLSIVQYIGNPAEVLTPLGSRDLSLFLIGAISGMMALVLGARRAGLKPLWRDVLGAPFYWCLQSLAAAFALYQLATRPFHWDKTEHAPIACQSPPSTPVFEARPLYVAERSAYGHEHDHQRHPHHSAHPGLG from the coding sequence GTGTCCGGTTTTGCGGCCCTGTGTGTAGGAGCGCCGTCAACCGTGCTCGGCGGCCTGTACTGGCTGAGCTGGGCCTGTTTTATGAGCAATGCCATTCTGCGACTGGCCGCCTGCATTACCAAGCCACCTCAAGCGACTGAACATACCGATCACCTGACCAACGCCTCCAACGAAAACCTGCCCCATTACAGCGTGATCGTCGCCCTCTACAAAGAGGCCGACATCGTGCCGCAACTGCTAAAAGCTATGCTCGATCTCGATTACCCGCGCGACCGGCTGGAAATCCTGTTCGCCCTGGAAGAAGACGACCACGCCACAATTACCGCTTTTCGCGCCCTAAGACTGCCTGACTATGTGAAGATTATCGAAGTGCCCGATGGCTCCCCGCGGACCAAGCCGCGCGCGCTGAACCATGCGCTTGGCCTTGCCACCGGCGATCTGGTTGTCATCTATGACGCCGAGGACCGCCCGCGCGCCGATCAGCTTCGCGAAGCCGCCCGCGCCTTCGCCAGAGGAAGCGCTATGCTGGCCTGCATACAGGCGCCGCTGCGGCCGGTCGATGCCACCAGCTTTATCGGCCGGCATTTCGCCTATGAATATGCCGTGCAGTTCGATGTCCTACTGCCGGCCCTGCACCATCTCAACCTGCCCTTTCCGCTTGGTGGCACGAGCAACCATTTCAAAGCCGCTATTCTCAAGCGGCTGGGCGCCTGGGATGCCTATAATGTCACCGAGGATGCCGATCTGGGCATGAGGCTGGCGCAATACGGTTATCTCTGCGGCATCATCACTTCTCCAACCCTGGAGACCCCACCCTCCAATACCCTTGCCTGGATTCCGCAACGGACACGCTGGATCAAGGGTTACATGCAGACCCTACTGGTACATACCCGTTTCTACACCTCTTTTCGTCCGCGCGCCTGGTTAGGCCTCTTCCTCGGCGTCGGTGTGAGCGTTGGCGCGGCGCTTTTCTATGCGCCTTTCACAGCCCTCGTGATCGCCGCCCTGCTTCTGAGCATCGTGCAATATATCGGCAATCCGGCCGAAGTCCTGACGCCGCTCGGTTCGCGCGACCTGTCTCTCTTCCTCATCGGCGCTATAAGCGGCATGATGGCCCTGGTGCTGGGTGCAAGGCGCGCCGGCCTGAAACCCCTTTGGCGCGATGTCCTTGGCGCACCGTTCTACTGGTGTCTGCAATCGCTGGCGGCCGCCTTCGCGCTCTATCAACTGGCGACCCGTCCTTTCCATTGGGACAAGACCGAACACGCGCCGATCGCCTGCCAAAGCCCGCCATCTACACCTGTTTTTGAAGCGCGCCCTCTTTACGTAGCCGAACGCAGCGCTTATGGCCATGAACATGATCATCAGCGACACCCCCACCACTCTGCGCACCCAGGCCTGGGCTGA
- a CDS encoding class I SAM-dependent methyltransferase produces the protein MNMIISDTPTTLRTQAWADYALVDSGDGKKLERYGDYLVIRPEPQCWWAPKYPQLWDKADAIFDPHGEDDEGNWRFTRKPAEQWALGWEKARFYGRFTNFRHLAFFPEQAANWAWQKEAISKRNSPRVLNLFGYTGVASLVAAEAGAKVTHVDASKKAIGWARDNAALSSMSDAPIRWICEDARKYVQREVKRGSKYEGIILDPPKYGRGPTGEVWRLFEDLPEMIHLCAQLLSDEASFLLLNAYAARVSGPALAHLVAEAVGPGKGGRVDYGELTLIEDSKPLKGVKPADIAPREIGLSFFARWMAQ, from the coding sequence ATGAACATGATCATCAGCGACACCCCCACCACTCTGCGCACCCAGGCCTGGGCTGATTACGCCCTCGTCGATTCCGGTGACGGCAAGAAGCTCGAACGCTACGGCGACTATCTCGTCATCCGCCCGGAACCGCAATGCTGGTGGGCGCCGAAATACCCGCAACTCTGGGATAAGGCCGACGCCATTTTCGATCCCCATGGCGAGGACGACGAAGGCAACTGGCGCTTCACGCGCAAACCGGCGGAGCAATGGGCGCTCGGTTGGGAGAAGGCCAGGTTCTATGGCCGGTTCACTAATTTCCGCCACCTCGCCTTCTTCCCCGAACAGGCCGCCAACTGGGCCTGGCAAAAGGAAGCGATTTCCAAGCGCAACAGCCCGCGTGTGCTCAACCTGTTCGGCTATACCGGCGTCGCCAGTCTGGTGGCGGCCGAAGCCGGCGCCAAGGTCACCCATGTCGACGCCTCGAAAAAGGCTATCGGCTGGGCGCGTGATAACGCCGCCCTGTCCAGCATGAGCGATGCGCCGATCCGCTGGATCTGTGAGGATGCGCGTAAATACGTCCAGCGCGAGGTCAAGCGCGGTTCGAAATATGAAGGTATCATTCTCGACCCGCCGAAATATGGCCGCGGGCCGACCGGCGAGGTGTGGCGTCTGTTTGAAGACCTGCCCGAGATGATCCATCTGTGCGCGCAACTGCTCTCGGACGAGGCGTCTTTCCTGTTGCTCAATGCCTATGCGGCGCGTGTCTCCGGCCCGGCTCTGGCGCATCTGGTCGCCGAAGCCGTCGGTCCCGGCAAAGGCGGCCGCGTCGATTACGGCGAACTGACCCTGATCGAGGATTCGAAGCCACTGAAGGGCGTCAAGCCAGCGGATATTGCCCCGCGCGAGATCGGCCTCAGCTTCTTTGCGCGATGGATGGCGCAATGA
- a CDS encoding RNA methyltransferase, with product MIKQITSLTNQTIKDIRALHMRKEREATGQFLSEGLKIIIDALDLGFAPQILVYGPKSDNGTDYHPLLKRAIDETIKAKGEVLEVTREILEKISRKDNPQMVIAVFAQVNRTLEDIDPQTNDVWVALEQVRDPGNLGTIIRTADAAGIGGVILIGDCVDPFSVETVRATMGSVFALPIVRCTREQFVADRKRWTGSVVGTLLTATHNHRTAPYVRPTLLLMGTEQSGLTPEIAAVCDTHVKIPMKGRADSLNLSVATGIMIYAAAGL from the coding sequence ATGATCAAGCAGATCACCTCGCTGACCAACCAGACGATCAAGGACATACGCGCCCTGCATATGCGCAAGGAGCGTGAGGCGACCGGCCAGTTCCTGTCTGAAGGGTTGAAGATCATCATCGATGCCCTTGATCTCGGCTTTGCGCCGCAAATTCTCGTCTATGGCCCAAAGAGCGATAATGGCACGGATTACCATCCGTTGCTCAAGCGCGCCATCGACGAGACGATTAAGGCAAAAGGTGAGGTTCTGGAAGTAACCCGCGAAATTCTTGAGAAGATATCGCGCAAAGATAATCCGCAAATGGTCATAGCCGTGTTCGCGCAGGTGAACCGGACGCTTGAGGATATCGATCCGCAAACCAACGATGTCTGGGTGGCGCTTGAACAGGTGCGCGATCCCGGCAATCTCGGTACTATTATCCGCACCGCCGATGCGGCCGGCATAGGCGGGGTCATCCTGATCGGCGATTGCGTCGATCCGTTCTCGGTCGAAACGGTGCGCGCCACTATGGGCTCGGTCTTCGCCCTGCCGATCGTCAGATGCACACGCGAGCAATTTGTGGCTGATCGCAAGCGCTGGACCGGCTCGGTGGTCGGCACGCTTCTGACCGCCACGCATAATCACCGCACCGCCCCTTATGTCCGCCCGACGCTCCTGCTGATGGGTACCGAACAATCCGGCCTGACACCGGAGATCGCTGCGGTCTGCGACACCCACGTCAAGATCCCGATGAAGGGCCGCGCCGACAGCCTCAACCTGTCGGTAGCGACCGGCATCATGATCTATGCGGCAGCAGGGCTCTAG
- a CDS encoding SCP2 sterol-binding domain-containing protein: protein MSDLETITQKIIAAVGENSGLGKIVKIDFGDLGKILINAAQVPNVVSNDDGPADTTVAISIDDLKAMAAGALDPMMAFMTGKIKI from the coding sequence ATGTCCGATCTTGAAACCATCACCCAAAAAATCATCGCCGCTGTGGGCGAAAACTCCGGCCTCGGCAAGATCGTGAAAATCGATTTCGGCGATCTCGGCAAGATCCTGATCAATGCGGCCCAGGTGCCGAACGTGGTCAGCAACGACGATGGCCCGGCCGATACCACGGTCGCCATCTCCATCGACGATCTGAAAGCCATGGCCGCCGGTGCTCTCGATCCGATGATGGCCTTCATGACCGGCAAGATCAAGATTTAG
- a CDS encoding bile acid:sodium symporter family protein: protein MRFKFDPFLTGMVVAILLAALFPSFGAEGGALHPELVTKLGVALIFFLNGALMSFAALKDGVMRWRLHLIIQSATFLLFPLIGLAFLTLTGPLISPDLRLGFFYLCAIPSTVSSSVAMTAAARGNVPVAVFNATISSLIGIFITPLWMSLLLKSSGQHLDIMAVFIDLMLWLALPLFIGQVMSPLIGTWLEKHRKWAQTADRGTILLLVYTSFCDSFARHIWSSNSLSTLALVMAATLGLFFLVLLLLWKACDTFHIAPAFRAAVVFCGTKKSLATGVPMASLLFAGHPSGLGLILLPIMLYHPLQLLICTPLANYWAKETQTKENEIAA, encoded by the coding sequence GTGAGGTTTAAATTCGATCCCTTCCTCACCGGCATGGTGGTGGCCATCTTACTGGCGGCGCTGTTCCCAAGTTTCGGCGCGGAAGGCGGTGCGCTTCATCCCGAACTGGTCACCAAGCTTGGCGTGGCGTTGATCTTCTTCCTCAATGGCGCCCTGATGTCGTTCGCCGCGCTCAAGGACGGCGTGATGCGCTGGCGTCTGCACCTGATCATTCAGAGCGCGACATTTCTGCTATTTCCCCTGATCGGGCTGGCCTTCCTAACCCTGACGGGCCCGCTGATCAGCCCGGACCTGCGCCTCGGCTTCTTCTATCTGTGCGCCATCCCGTCGACGGTTTCGTCTTCCGTGGCCATGACCGCCGCGGCGCGCGGCAATGTGCCGGTGGCGGTTTTCAACGCCACGATTTCGAGCCTGATCGGTATCTTCATCACGCCACTATGGATGAGCCTCTTGCTGAAAAGCAGCGGACAACATCTTGATATTATGGCCGTCTTTATCGACCTGATGCTATGGCTGGCCCTGCCTTTGTTCATCGGTCAGGTCATGAGCCCGCTCATAGGCACCTGGCTGGAAAAGCATCGAAAATGGGCGCAGACCGCCGATCGCGGCACCATTCTGCTGTTGGTTTATACCTCGTTCTGCGATTCTTTCGCCCGCCACATCTGGAGCAGCAACAGCCTTTCCACGCTGGCGCTGGTCATGGCCGCCACGCTTGGCTTGTTTTTCCTCGTGCTATTGCTGTTATGGAAAGCCTGCGACACCTTCCATATCGCACCCGCCTTCCGCGCTGCCGTGGTTTTTTGTGGAACCAAGAAAAGCCTGGCCACCGGCGTGCCCATGGCCTCCCTGCTGTTCGCGGGTCATCCGTCAGGGCTGGGACTGATCCTGCTGCCGATCATGCTGTACCATCCGCTCCAGCTTCTGATCTGCACGCCGCTGGCCAATTATTGGGCAAAAGAGACACAGACCAAAGAAAACGAAATAGCCGCCTGA
- the hrpB gene encoding ATP-dependent helicase HrpB, whose amino-acid sequence MLPVTEIYAPLKDWLVDHTTALIIAPPGAGKTTGIPLALLDAPWLAGQTLILLEPRRLAARAAAARMAETLGEPVGQTVGFRVRGESKVSAKTRIEVVTEGIFSRKILDDPSLEGVGAVIFDEFHERSLDADLGLAFARDAQTVLRDDLRLLVMSATLDGDRVLGLLEGAGRFESQGRTFPIETHYLGRDQALMMEQDIARHVARLSTKLNADKAETLLVFLPGQGEIHRVVRFLEERGVASHIDICKLYGAMDFKDQAHTLARNEAGHPKIVLATAIAETSLTLDRVSMVVDCGLSRLGRFDAARGTIRMVTERVSRASADQRRGRAGRTQAGDAYRLWDAEQDRSLIPFAKPEILETDLSQLALSLRLWGAKSTEGLALLDHPPKAAMEEAMKLLRSLDALDTAGDLTAHGKAIAHLPMAPRLAHMLIRAAENGAAELGANLAVLLSENGLGGKSTDLDTRLEALSRDRSPKISQARTLAQGWARQAQGLIKSTTKQKLVGKFSHHLLAECFPERIAKARGKAGEFVMANGRGVYVDEHDSLASQPYLAVGDLGGGSNRDRILLAAPLSDIDILSLFADRLDKGVVLERNNGRFRAFEQVRLGAVVLSSKPLDKIPPELLLHAEAEEIQQKGLKALNLSEGAQALRARVAFLKAQDDSWPDMGDETLLGTLETWLGPYAAGKSMLSLGGHVILQALSNILDYDQQRALDKLAPETWRMPTGSNIRIDYEAEGGPRLEVRVQELYGTTVHPAIGPNRTPITLALTSPAHRPIQITRDLPAFWSGSWSEVRSDMKGRYPRHVWPENPREADPTTRAKPRGT is encoded by the coding sequence ATGTTACCCGTAACGGAAATCTATGCGCCGCTGAAAGACTGGCTGGTGGACCACACCACGGCCCTGATCATTGCGCCGCCAGGTGCGGGCAAGACCACGGGCATTCCTCTGGCTTTGCTCGATGCGCCTTGGCTAGCGGGCCAAACCCTTATCCTGCTGGAACCGCGCCGTCTGGCCGCTCGTGCTGCCGCTGCGCGTATGGCCGAAACCCTGGGCGAGCCGGTGGGCCAGACCGTTGGCTTTCGCGTACGTGGTGAAAGCAAGGTGTCGGCGAAAACGCGCATCGAGGTGGTGACCGAGGGCATTTTCTCGCGCAAAATTCTCGATGATCCGTCGCTTGAAGGCGTCGGTGCCGTTATCTTCGATGAATTTCACGAGCGCAGCCTCGATGCCGATCTGGGGCTGGCGTTTGCGCGTGATGCGCAAACTGTGCTGCGTGATGATCTGCGCCTTTTGGTCATGTCGGCCACACTCGATGGCGACCGCGTGCTCGGCTTGCTCGAAGGCGCGGGCCGCTTTGAATCGCAAGGGCGCACCTTCCCGATCGAGACCCACTATCTCGGCCGCGATCAGGCCCTGATGATGGAGCAGGATATCGCCCGCCATGTGGCGCGCCTGTCGACCAAGCTCAACGCCGACAAGGCCGAGACCCTGCTGGTTTTTTTACCCGGACAGGGCGAGATACATCGCGTGGTGCGTTTCCTCGAAGAGCGCGGCGTCGCGTCTCATATCGATATCTGCAAGCTCTACGGCGCCATGGATTTCAAGGATCAGGCCCATACCCTGGCGCGCAATGAAGCTGGTCATCCCAAGATCGTTCTGGCCACCGCCATCGCCGAAACCTCTCTGACGCTGGATCGTGTGTCCATGGTGGTCGATTGCGGGCTGTCGCGGCTTGGCCGTTTCGATGCGGCGCGCGGCACGATCCGCATGGTCACCGAGCGGGTATCCAGGGCTTCGGCTGATCAGAGGCGCGGACGGGCAGGGCGCACCCAGGCCGGCGACGCCTATCGCCTGTGGGACGCCGAGCAGGACCGCTCGCTGATCCCCTTTGCCAAGCCGGAAATTCTGGAGACCGATCTGTCGCAACTGGCGCTTTCCTTACGGTTATGGGGCGCGAAGTCGACCGAGGGGCTGGCCCTGCTCGATCATCCGCCAAAGGCTGCCATGGAAGAGGCCATGAAGCTGCTGCGTTCGCTGGATGCGCTCGATACGGCCGGCGATCTGACGGCGCATGGCAAGGCCATCGCGCACTTGCCGATGGCGCCGCGCCTGGCGCACATGCTGATCCGGGCGGCCGAAAACGGTGCGGCGGAACTGGGCGCCAATCTGGCGGTGCTCCTGTCGGAAAATGGCCTAGGCGGTAAATCGACCGATCTCGATACGCGGCTGGAAGCCTTGTCGCGCGATCGTTCACCCAAGATTTCGCAGGCGCGCACTCTGGCGCAAGGTTGGGCAAGGCAGGCGCAAGGCCTGATAAAATCGACAACAAAACAAAAGCTTGTCGGCAAGTTCTCACATCATCTTTTGGCCGAATGCTTTCCGGAGCGGATTGCCAAGGCGCGGGGCAAGGCCGGCGAATTCGTCATGGCCAATGGTCGCGGCGTCTATGTCGACGAACATGATTCCTTGGCGAGTCAACCCTATCTGGCGGTCGGTGATCTCGGCGGTGGCTCGAACCGCGACCGCATCCTGCTGGCGGCACCTCTGAGCGATATCGACATCCTGAGCCTGTTCGCCGACCGCCTCGACAAGGGCGTGGTGCTGGAGCGCAACAACGGCCGCTTCCGGGCCTTCGAACAGGTCAGGCTCGGTGCTGTGGTCCTGTCCAGCAAGCCGCTTGACAAGATACCGCCTGAACTCCTGCTTCATGCCGAGGCTGAAGAAATTCAGCAAAAGGGATTGAAAGCGCTGAACTTATCGGAGGGCGCGCAGGCCTTGCGCGCTCGTGTTGCCTTCCTGAAAGCGCAGGACGATAGCTGGCCGGATATGGGCGATGAGACTTTGCTCGGCACTCTGGAAACCTGGCTTGGGCCCTACGCCGCCGGTAAATCCATGTTGTCGCTTGGCGGCCATGTCATCCTGCAGGCGCTCAGCAATATCCTCGATTATGACCAGCAGCGCGCGCTCGATAAACTGGCGCCGGAAACCTGGCGTATGCCGACCGGCTCCAACATCCGCATTGACTACGAAGCCGAGGGTGGGCCGCGATTGGAGGTGCGCGTGCAGGAACTTTACGGCACCACCGTCCACCCGGCCATCGGGCCCAATCGCACGCCGATCACCCTGGCCCTGACCTCGCCGGCGCATCGTCCGATCCAGATTACCAGGGATCTGCCGGCGTTCTGGAGCGGTTCGTGGTCTGAGGTGCGCAGCGATATGAAGGGGCGCTATCCGCGTCATGTATGGCCGGAAAATCCGCGCGAGGCCGATCCGACGACGCGCGCCAAACCCAGAGGGACGTAA